The Anopheles marshallii chromosome X, idAnoMarsDA_429_01, whole genome shotgun sequence genome includes a window with the following:
- the LOC128707851 gene encoding uncharacterized protein LOC128707851, which translates to MATTLRVRWVAFGLLCLLAVALLVDEADAFRLREHGQDEGLAVVRRRVAPRAKGDVPWTSVTRKPWTARDDTDDDDEEDEDDEEGEDDEDEEEAETVEQVTIRRATQERLLRSRRLGVNGRDGRYQPAEGRRKAAVPDAGDVDDDEQDDEAEPRSIFNLFGLLGSKQRKGDDDERGTKSTAGGEDAGNDDDDDDDDDDDGEDEDEKIVPKYTAKVSERRKQAKAIRTRKSVQREAPETNQVTEADDASWLDGLKRAFESVVHAKEDAAEDAAEESGFVKWLQSLTSRVSEVTPPDSEPKEKENPIINLVAGWLQSAEGGDSHEEIRFRPIGSYADDGDDDEGNVNGKRRKPATKAGSDSKLVQLLNHSPLASLFSAEDLPAETPVDNGPKRPKQPAPGVRGPARVVKQRIAISPEDFEQLLLRVPSFVPDYSQVQGEECRRQGEIFERQLRGKRLWALQMIDASARLASGLLRGNANQLGDFDLCTGIATRVRVREDELVRLRGKYCLAHVDVVAEDAELRLPVHLLQGGGFVKSTLNDPDHFLPRFTTINWGICLPAACSFEDAGSIVQHFVRPYNSTGIKLFLELEEANCHVRQVRSWSRLLKDHWQLVAVFGFYTFVAVVTLVATLNDYEIFIKIEPPSTQDSPLDPPERRTTNIFHQTLMAFSLKKTLPQLVGSGADEHHHLPCLHGLKALASGALFLALRLVPLGFQPFTNRNEFTESFNAPWSVAVRLLMLYADVFLVVSGFLAAYHMVREYRERARVPWFKRIAGRYLRLAFPLVPVLVFYAWVWEHLGSGPQWGDVVTKNANLCKHGYLSNLLFMHNWYPIEETCAPHTFQLAIEMQLSVLAPFLMIVLVRSPFYGTAAYVLLSALSTAIRFASTTEDRLTPYVFHGVRLTQLYRTLNLSFAETLHRLTPYLAGFGLGYLLQETGRPRQERGVQYAGWCGAAIALLWCVCFPLDIVRKDFRYEPGDAAQFAALAPLSWSLGLCWIVYYCVTEQQSLLNRLLSSRPLVCLGRLTYSLTLVQFLVFFYFAGSTRGSEVFSFTGYVNRTEVCLALGAALILTLLFDLPIQNVKRLLDQTGVFDRLEVPPEMPASVTDPTDAPADAQPEPAGEPATAAPAVEQTDFVSPFDGQEEEEEDDGIWLRKRTTDTANEQSTTVDDFWAEESKDTQGVQDEQDVQGEGGAREATAPAPAEPEREEEVELEEEEEEEEEAAEEEEEEEEEEEEIDEEKEVKRRPTDANGANWSRF; encoded by the exons ATGGCGACGACACTCCGTGTGCGGTGGGTCGCGTTCGGACTCCTCTGTCTGCTGGCCGTCGCACTGCTCGTGGACGAAGCGGACGCGTTCCGGCTGCGGGAACACGGCCAGGACGAGGGGCTGGCGGTGGTGCGGCGAAGAGTGGCACCCCGCGCCAAAGGGGACGTGCCGTGGACCAGTGTGACGCGTAAGCCATGGACGGCGCGAGACGAcaccgatgacgacgacgaggaggaCGAGGACGATGAGGAAGGGGAAgacgacgaggacgaggaGGAAGCGGAAACCGTGGAGCAGGTCACCATCCGGCGGGCCACCCAGGAGCGACTGCTGCGCTCCCGGCGCCTGGGTGTGAATGGCCGTGACGGGCGGTACCAGCCGGCCGAAGGCAGGCGGAAAGCGGCCGTGCCCGACGCAGGTGACGTCGACGATGACGAGCAAGACGACGAAGCCGAACCGAGGTCTATTTTTAACCTGTTCGGTTTGCTTGGTTCGAAACAGCGAAAGGGTGACGATGACGAACGGGGCACGAAATCAACCGCCGGGGGTGAGGATGCCGGtaacgatgacgacgacgacgacgacgacgacgatgatggtgaGGATGAAGACGAAAAAATCGTACCAAAGTACACAGCGAAAGTGAGCGAAAGAAGGAAACAGGCGAAAGCGATCCGGACCCGAAAGAGCGTTCAAAGGGAAGCGCCCGAAACGAATCAAGTGACCGAGGCGGACGATGCCAGTTGGCTGGATGGTTTGAAGCGTGCGTTTGAGTCAGTTGTGCATGCCAAGGAAGACGCAGCCGAAGATGCGGCAGAGGAGAGTGGCTTCGTTAAATGGCTCCAATCGCTCACGTCCCGTGTTAGTGAGGTTACGCCGCCGGACAGTGAGCCGAAGGAGAAAGAGAACCCGATCATTAACCTGGTCGCCGGTTGGTTACAGTCGGCCGAGGGTGGCGATTCTCACGAGGAGATACGCTTCCGTCCCATCGGTTCCTATGCCGATGACGGCGATGACGACGAGGGAAACGTGAACGGCAAAAGGAGGAAACCGGCCACAAAGGCGGGAAGCGATTCGAAGCTGGTGCAGCTGCTCAATCACAGCCCGCTCGCGTCCCTCTTCAGTGCGGAAGACCTCCCAGCGGAGACCCCGGTCGACAACGGGCCCAAGCGTCCGAAGCAACCCGCACCGGGCGTCCGTGGCCCGGCCCGCGTTGTCAAGCAGCGCATCGCCATCTCGCCGGAAGACTTTGAGCAGCTGCTGCTCCGAGTGCCCTCCTTCGTGCCGGACTATTCGCAGGTGCAGGGCGAGGAATGTCGCCGGCAGGGTGAAATCTTCGAACGACAGCTGAGGGGTAAGCGACTGTGGGCGCTGCAGATGATAGACGCCAGCGCACGGTTGGCATCCGGACTGCTCCGGGGCAATGCGAACCAGCTCGGGGACTTTGATCTTTGCACCGGCATCGCCACGCGGGTGCGAGTCCGCGAGGACGAGCTGGTGCGGCTGCGGGGCAAATACTGTCTAGCGCACGTGGACGTGGTGGCCGAGGATGCCGAACTGCGCCTGCCGGTACATCTGCTCCAGGGTGGTGGCTTCGTCAAGAGTACGCTAAACGAT CCGGATCACTTTCTGCCACGCTTCACGACGATCAACTGGGGCATCTGTTTGCCGGCGGCGTGCTCGTTCGAGGATGCCGGCAGCATCGTCCAGCACTTTGTGCGCCCGTACAACTCGACCGGCATCAAGCTGTTTCTGGAGCTGGAAGAGGCCAACTGTCACGTGCGCCAGGTGCGATCGTGGTCACGTCTACTGAAGGACCACTGGCAGCTGGTCGCTGTGTT CGGCTTCTACACCTTCGTGGCAGTGGTAACGCTGGTGGCCACGCTGAACGACTACGAAATCTTTATCAAGATTGAACCACCCTCCACACAGGACTCCCCGCTGGATCCACCCGAGCGCCGGACCACCAACATCTTCCACCAGACGCTGATGGCGTTCTCGCTGAAGAAAACACTGCCCCAGCTGGTCGGGTCCGGCGCGGACGAACACCACCATCTGCCGTGCCTGCACGGGCTGAAGGCACTGGCGAGCGGTGCGCTGTTTCTCGCCCTGCGTCTCGTGCCGCTCGGCTTCCAACCGTTCACCAACCGGAACGAGTTCACCGAGAGCTTCAACGCACCGTGGAGTGTCGCCGTTCGGCTGCTGATGCTGTACGCGGACGTGTTTCTCGTGGTGAGCGGCTTCCTGGCCGCGTACCATATGGTGCGCGAGTACCGCGAGCGGGCGCGCGTTCCCTGGTTCAAGCGTATCGCGGGCCGCTACCTCAG GCTAGCGTTTCCACTGGTGCCGGTGCTGGTGTTTTACGCCTGGGTGTGGGAACATCTCGGCAGTGGACCGCAGTGGGGCGACGTGGTGACCAAGAACGCGAACCTCTGCAAACACGGCTACCTGAGCAACCTGCTCTTCATGCACAACTGGTACCCCATCGAGGAGACC TGTGCTCCCCACACCTTCCAGCTCGCGATTGAGATGCAGCTGAGCGTGCTGGCACCGTTCCTGATGATCGTGCTGGTACGCAGCCCATTCTACGGCACGGCTGCGTACGTGCTGCTGAGCGCCCTCTCCACGGCGATCCGGTTCGCCTCGACCACGGAGGACCGGCTCACACCGTACGTGTTTCACGGTGTGCGCCTCACCCAACTCTACCGCACGCTGAACCTTTCGTTCGCCGAAACCCTGCACCGGCTGACGCCCTACCTGGCCGGGTTCGGGCTCGGCTATCTGCTGCAGGAGACGGGCCGACCGCGCCAGGAGCGGGGCGTGCAGTACGCCGGCTGGTGCGGGGCGGCCATCGCTCTGCTCTGGTGCGTCTGCTTCCCGCTCGACATCGTCCGCAAGGACTTCCGGTACGAACCGGGCGATGCGGCCCAGTTTGCCGCCCTCGCACCCCTCTCCTGGTCGCTCGGACTCTGCTGGATCGTCTACTACTGCGTGACGGAGCAGCAGAGCCTGCTGAACCGGCTGCTCAGCTCCCGGCCGCTGGTGTGTCTCGGTCGGCTAACCTACTCGCTGACGCTGGTACAGTTCCTGGTGTTCTTCTACTTCGCCGGCTCGACGCGCGGCAGCGAGGTGTTCAGCTTCACCGGGTACGTGAACCGCACCGAGGTTTGCTTAGCGCTTGGGGCGGCCCTCATCCTGACCCTGCTCTTCGACCTGCCGATTCAAAACGTCAAGCGACTGCTCGACCAAACCGGGGTGTTCGATCGCCTGGAAGTGCCTCCGGAGATGCCGGCCAGCGTCACGGACCCAACCGACGCACCGGCGGACGCCCAGCCTGAACCAGCTGGCGAGCCGGCAACGGCAGCACCGGCGGTGGAACAAACCGACTTTGTCAGCCCGTTTGATGggcaggaggaggaggaggaggacgacGGCATCTGGTTGCGGAAGCGCACCACCGACACCGCCAACGAGCAGTCCACCACGGTGGATGACTTCTGGGCGGAGGAGAGCAAAGACACGCAGGGCGTGCAGGACGAGCAGGACGTGCAGGGTGAGGGTGGTGCGCGGGAAGCAACCGCACCGGCACCGGCAGAACCCGAACGGGAGGAAGAGGTCGAAttggaggaggaagaagaagaagaggaggaggcggcggaagaggaagaggaagaggaggaggaggaggaggagatcGATgaagagaaggaagtcaagcGACGGCCAACGGACGCGAACGGTGCCAACTGGTCCCGATTTTAG